Part of the Aquicella lusitana genome is shown below.
CTGTTCGCACATTGGCTCGTTACTCAACTGCCTTTAATTGTATTAACACCTTTGTTAGGTTTGATGTTTAATCTTTCCGGCACAGCCATTACCGCCCTGTGTCTCAGCCTGCTGCTAGGCACACCCATTTTAACATTGATAGGCAGTCTCGGCGTTTCGCTCACCTTGGGATTAAGACAGCAAGGCGTCCTGCTGGGCCTGCTCATTCTGCCGCTGGTCACGCCGGTGCTTATTTTTGGCGTGATGATTGTCCAGCAATCGCAAACATTTTCTGCTATAGCAGGCCCCTTGGCTTTTTTAGCGGGACTCTCTGTATTTGCGATCACCGTCCTGCCCTGGACGATTGCGGCAACGCTTAGGATTAGTTTAGATAATTAGCCACTGTGATAAGCGCGCGGGTGACAGATCGAATGCAAGGATAGTGTACCCCGCGCGCGGAACAAAAAGTAAAAATTTACTTACTCACATTCCCAAGCGGTTTAAACGCCTGAATACCTGTTTGCGATCGGCCGAGGATAAGCGCGTGAATGTCCGCTGTGCCTTCATAGGTTTTTACCGTTTCCAGATTCAACATATGGCGAATCACCTGATAATCTTCAGTAATGCCATTTCCACCATGAATATCGCGTGATTCCCGTGCGACATCAAGCGCAGTTAATGTTGAAAAACGCTTCATCATGGAAATCATGGGTGTTTCAACCCGCCCTTCATCTTTCAGGCGTCCAAGACGCAGACAACCCTGCAATCCCAATGTGATATTGGTTTGCATGATTGCAAGCTTGTTTTGAATCAGCTGGTTTGCCGCGATGGGATGCCCGAACTGCTTGCGCTCAAGCGCGTACTGACGCGCCGCATGCCAGCAAAATTCCGCGGCGCCCAGCGCT
Proteins encoded:
- the ccmB gene encoding heme exporter protein CcmB; amino-acid sequence: MLKAALYVFYLELILLLRRSQEWLYPLGFFVIVVSLFPLAYTPDPVFLQQFIPGCIWIAALLASLLSIENVFFTDMEEGSAEQFLLSEIPLTLLLLAKLFAHWLVTQLPLIVLTPLLGLMFNLSGTAITALCLSLLLGTPILTLIGSLGVSLTLGLRQQGVLLGLLILPLVTPVLIFGVMIVQQSQTFSAIAGPLAFLAGLSVFAITVLPWTIAATLRISLDN